A portion of the Polyodon spathula isolate WHYD16114869_AA unplaced genomic scaffold, ASM1765450v1 scaffolds_547, whole genome shotgun sequence genome contains these proteins:
- the LOC121308191 gene encoding protein phosphatase 1K, mitochondrial-like yields the protein MSMAIAVFKYGRVVVERAVNVRAFLSKNSCPTLARGISSTRGRENLAAVAERSVQQLAAWDSFGIWLDEPVVLPPRSVDASHKIKTDIPNVGCASQIGKRKENEDRYCIGKLSDSIYFFSVFDGHGGDAAAEFCSRNLRHFIKRNLQLDSDLESVLVKSFLQIDSAFMQSIYSSGEGEISNEMLF from the exons ATGTCTATGGCCATCGCAGTTTTCAAATATGGAAGGGTTGTGGTTGAGAGAGCAGTGAATGTCCGCGCATTCCTTAGTAAGAATTCTTGCCCCACCTTAGCCCGAGGGATTTCATCAACCAGAGGAAGAGAGAATTTGGCTGCAGTAGCAGAGAGGAGTGTTCAGCAGCTCGCCGCATGGGACAGTTTTGGAATCTGGTTAGATGAGCCTGTTGTTCTTCCGCCTCGTTCAGTAGATGCCAGCCACAAGATAAAAACTGACATTCCCAATGTTGGCTGTGCAAGTCAGAttggaaaaagaaaagagaacGAAGATCGTTACTGCATTGGAAAGCTGTCCGACAGCATTTATTTCTTCTCGGTGTTCGATGGCCATGGCGGAGATGCCGCCGCAGAGTTTTGCTCCAGGAATCTACGTCACTTCATTAA GAGAAACCTTCAGTTGGACTCTGATCTTGAATCAGTTCTAGTGAAGTCCTTCCTTCAAATCGACAGTGCCTTCATGCAGAGCATTTACAGTTCAGGAGAAGGTGagatttcaaatgaaatgctgttttaa